A stretch of Pempheris klunzingeri isolate RE-2024b chromosome 19, fPemKlu1.hap1, whole genome shotgun sequence DNA encodes these proteins:
- the rab14l gene encoding ras-related protein Rab-14: MATAPYNYSYIFKYIIIGDMGVGKSCLLHQFTEKKFMADCPHTIGVEFGTRIIEVSGQKIKLQIWDTAGQERFRAVTRSYYRGAAGALMVYDITRRSTYNHLSSWLTDARNLTNPNTVIILIGNKADLEAQRDVTYEEAKQFAEENGLLFLEASAKTGENVEDAFLEAAKKIYQNIQDGSLDLNAAESGVQHKPSAPQGGRLTSEPQPQREGCGC, encoded by the exons ATGGCCACTGCACCGTACAACTACTCCTAcattttcaaatacatcattatcG ggGACATGGGGGTAGGAAAGTCGTGTTTGCTTCACCAGttcacagaaaagaaat TTATGGCGGACTGCCCCCATACGATTGGCGTGGAGTTTGGTACAAGGATAATCGAGGTGAGCGGCCAGAAGATCAAGCTGCAGATTTGGGACACAGCGGGACAAGAGCGCTTCAGGGCCGTCACTCGCTCTTATTACCGCGGAGCTGCGGGGGCGCTCATGGTGTACGACATCACCAG GAGAAGCACATACAACCACCTCAGCAGCTGGCTGACTGATGCCAGAAACCTCACCAATCCCAATACT GTGATCATTCTCATAGGAAACAAAGCAGACCTGGAGGCCCAGAGGGACGTCACGTATGAGGAAGCGAAGCAGTTTGCTGAGGAGAACG GTCTGTTGTTTCTGGAAGCCAGTGCAAAAAC AGGTGAAAACGTCGAGGACGCCTTCCTGGAAGCTGCCAAGAAGATCTACCAGAACATCCAAGATGGCAGCCTGGACCTGAACGCCGCCGAGTCGGGGGTCCAGCACAAGCCCTCGGCCCCTCAGGGTGGCCGGCTAACCAGCGAACCACAGCCCCAGAGGGAAGGTTGCGGCTGCTAA
- the abl1 gene encoding tyrosine-protein kinase ABL1 isoform X2 yields the protein MKMLEICLKLVGCKSKKGLSSSSSCYLEEALQRPDFESQGLTEAARWNSKENLLAGPSENDTNLFVALYDFVASGDNTLSITKGEKLRVLCYNHNGEWCEAQTKNGQGWVPSNYITPVNSLEKHSWYHGPVSRNAAEYLLSSGINGSFLVRESESSPGQRSISLRYEGRVYHYRINTASDGKLYVSSESRFNTLAELVHHHSTVADGLITTLHYPAPKRNKPTIYGVSPNYDKWEMERTDITMKHKLGGGQYGEVYEGVWKKYSLTVAVKTLKEDTMEVEEFLKEAAVMKEIKHPNLVQLLGVCTREPPFYIITEFMTHGNLLDYLRECNREEVNAVVLLHMATQISSAMEYLEKKNFIHRDLAARNCLVGENHLVKVADFGLSRLMTGDTYTAHAGAKFPIKWTAPESLAYNKFSIKSDVWAFGVLLWEIATYGMSPYPGIDLSQVYELLEKDYRMDRPEGCPEKVYELMRACWRWNPSERPSFAETHQAFETMFQESSISDEVEKELGKKGKKATLSPIQQAPELPTKTRTLRKNTDSRDGDSPDPVEPEVAVSSPMLPRKERPLLDSNLNEDDRLLPKDKDKTRGSGFLSLIKKKKKNAPAPPKRSSSFREMDMHPDRRGMTPDPRDSDGFNNGASLAINDVTHGHDSAKFLGTNNNGAAGITNGAPTYPGPLFPRKKGAPAVPGPGGKAATTPPSEEESMSNSKRFLWSPSMPTGSDGTEWKSVTLPRDLGQRHFDSGTFGGKPALPRKRTSEQKGESAPRMGTLTPPPRLNTSSDVSSALLGKDTDPSPGSSPQALTPKVVRRPGVPGLENSKTSALHAELLKPNVFPALGAAGEECRARRHKHTVDSSSVKERGKLQKPKPAPPPPPTNAKTGKISRSPTQELPSPSSTTSDSKAKGLSSVSEPHHTTTASDQARSPPSEGSKKLPLGSTSKPQPLKTSTSSTSVTTSLSSQNPGGFSSSLTFPGDQSSPSAFIPLVNTRRSLRKTAPRQASERTPNSAVTREMVLEGTELLRAAIYRNSEQTGSHSAVLEAGKNLSKYCMSYVDSIQQMRNKFAFREAINKLENSLRELQICPTATGGANAQQDFSKLLSSVKEISDIVQR from the exons GAGAGAAGCTGCGTGTGCTGTGTTACAACCACAACGGCGAGTGGTGCGAGGCACAGACCAAGAACGGCCAGGGCTGGGTGCCGTCCAACTACATCACCCCTGTCAACAGCCTGGAGAAGCACAGCTGGTACCATGGGCCCGTGTCGCGCAACGCCGCCGAGTACCTGCTCAGCTCGGGCATCAACGGAAGCTTTCTGGTCCGCGAGAGTGAGAGCAGCCCCGGCCAGAGGTCCATCTCCCTGCGGTATGAGGGGAGAGTCTACCATTACAGGATTAACACTGCGTCTGACGGCAAG ctgtaCGTCTCGTCAGAAAGCCGTTTCAACACACTGGCGGAGCTGGTGCACCACCATTCCACGGTGGCCGACGGCCTCATCACCACGCTGCACTACCCGGCGCCGAAGCGCAACAAGCCCACCATCTACGGAGTTTCTCCCAACTACGATAAGTGGGAGATGGAGCGCACTGACATCACCATGAAGCACAAGCTGGGAGGGGGCCAGTATGGGGAGGTGTACGAGGGTGTTTGGAAGAAGTACAGCCTCACTGTGGCCGTCAAGACACTAAAA GAGGATACGATGGAGGTGGAAGAGTTTCTCAAGGAGGCCGCTGTCATGAAAGAGATCAAACATCCCAACCTGGTACAACTGTTAG GTGTGTGCACCCGGGAGCCACCGTTCTACATTATCACAGAGTTCATGACCCACGGTAACCTACTTGACTACCTGAGGGAGTGcaacagagaggaggtgaatgCAGTGGTGCTGCTCCACATGGCCACACAGATCTCCTCTGCCATGGAAtacctggagaaaaaaaactttatacACAG GGACTTAGCTGCCCGTAACTGTCTGGTCGGGGAGAACCACCTGGTAAAGGTTGCAGACTTTGGCCTAAGCAGGCTAATGACTGGAGACACTTACACAGCTCATGCTGGGGCTAAGTTCCCCATCAAGTGGACCGCTCCAGAGAGTCTGGCTTACAACAAGTTCTCTATTAAGTCTGATGTTTGGG CATTTGGCGTGCTCCTTTGGGAGATCGCCACCTACGGCATGTCCCCCTACCCCGGCATCGACCTGTCCCAAGTGTACGAGCTGCTGGAGAAAGACTACCGCATGGACCGACCAGAGGGCTGCCCAGAAAAGGTCTACGAGCTCATGAGGGCCT GTTGGAGGTGGAACCCATCAGAACGGCCATCTTTTGCTGAAACACACCAAGCCTTTGAGACCATGTTCCAGGAGTCCAGCATCTCCGACG AGGTGGAAAAGGAGCTGGGTAAGAAAGGGAAGAAGGCAACATTAAGCCCCATCCAGCAGGCTCCAGAGCTGCCCACCAAAACCAGAACGCTCCGCAAAAACACGGACAGCCGAGACGGAGATAGTCCAG ACCCAGTGGAGCCGGAGGTAGCGGTGTCGTCGCCCATGCTCCCCAGGAAAGAGCGCCCCCTCCTGGACAGCAACCTGAACGAGGATGACCGCTTACTACCCAAAGACAAGGACAAGACACGTGGCAGCGGCTTTCTCAGTCtcattaagaaaaagaaaaagaatgcaCCAGCTCCGCCCAAACGCAGCTCCTCTTTCAGAGAGATGGACATGCACCCTGACAGGAGGGGCATGACTCCAGATCCTCGAGACAGTGACGGCTTCAACAACGGTGCATCTTTGGCTATTAATGACGTCACACATGGCCACGACTCTGCAAAGTTCCTGGGTACTAACAATAACGGGGCAGCGGGCATCACCAACGGGGCTCCTACATACCCGGGACCTTTGTTTCCCAGGAAGAAGGGAGCTCCTGCAGTACCTGGCCCTGGAGGAAAAGCAGCTACAACACCGCCCAGCGAGGAGGAGTCCATGTCCAACTCGAAGCGTTTTCTCTGGTCCCCCAGCATGCCCACCGGCTCAGATGGCACTGAATGGAAGTCTGTCACACTGCCGCGAGACCTCGGCCAGCGCCACTTTGACTCAGGCACCTTCGGAGGCAAGCCAGCTCTGCCACGTAAGAGAACCAGTGAGCAAAAAGGGGAGAGCGCCCCAAGGATGGGCACCTTGACTCCCCCGCCACGTCTGAACACCTCATCAGATGTTTCCTCTGCCCTCTTGGGCAAAGACACTGATCCCAGTCCTGGCTCCAGTCCACAGGCATTAACACCTAAGGTGGTCAGGAGGCCTGGGGTTCCAGGGTTGGAGAACTCCAAGACCAGCGCTCTCCATGCTGAGCTTCTCAAGCCCAATGTGTTCCCTGCTTTAGGGGCAGCTGGAGAAGAGTGCAGGGCCCGCAGACACAAGCACACTGTGGACTCTTCATCTGTCAAGGAAAGAGGAAAGTTACAGAAACCTAAGCCagccccacccccaccccccaccaaTGCCAAAACGGGCAAGATATCACGCAGCCCCACTCAAGAACTCCCGTCCCCCTCATCCACCACCTCAGACAGCAAAGCTAAGggcctctcctctgtctcagaGCCGCACCACACAACCACTGCCAGTGACCAAGCCCGCTCACCGCCTAGTGAGGGCTCCAAGAAGCTGCCCCTGGGCTCCACCTCTAAACCTCAACCGTTAAagacctccacctcctccacttcTGTGAccacctccctctccagccAGAACCCAGGCGggttctcctcctcactcacctTCCCCGGCGATCAGAGCTCACCCTCTGCTTTCATCCCTCTAGTGAACACCCGACGCTCCCTCCGCAAGACTGCACCCCGCCAGGCCTCTGAGCGCACCCCCAACTCAGCCGTGACGCGTGAGATGGTGCTGGAAGGCACCGAGCTGCTCCGCGCAGCCATTTACCGCAACTCAGAGCAGACGGGCAGCCACAGCGCTGTGCTGGAGGCCGGCAAGAACCTGTCCAAGTATTGCATGAGCTACGTCGACTCCATACAGCAAATGAGGAACAAGTTTGCCTTCCGCGAGGCCATCAACAAGCTTGAGAACAGCCTGCGTGAGCTGCAGATCTGCCCCACGGCCACAGGGGGCGCCAACGCACAGCAGGACTTCAGCAAACTGCTGTCCTCTGTCAAAGAGATCAGTGACATTGTTCAGAGGTAG
- the abl1 gene encoding tyrosine-protein kinase ABL1 isoform X1: MGQQPGKFVGDQRRPSLPAFIKGGKRESSRHGSQPCNVFAVHEALQRPDFESQGLTEAARWNSKENLLAGPSENDTNLFVALYDFVASGDNTLSITKGEKLRVLCYNHNGEWCEAQTKNGQGWVPSNYITPVNSLEKHSWYHGPVSRNAAEYLLSSGINGSFLVRESESSPGQRSISLRYEGRVYHYRINTASDGKLYVSSESRFNTLAELVHHHSTVADGLITTLHYPAPKRNKPTIYGVSPNYDKWEMERTDITMKHKLGGGQYGEVYEGVWKKYSLTVAVKTLKEDTMEVEEFLKEAAVMKEIKHPNLVQLLGVCTREPPFYIITEFMTHGNLLDYLRECNREEVNAVVLLHMATQISSAMEYLEKKNFIHRDLAARNCLVGENHLVKVADFGLSRLMTGDTYTAHAGAKFPIKWTAPESLAYNKFSIKSDVWAFGVLLWEIATYGMSPYPGIDLSQVYELLEKDYRMDRPEGCPEKVYELMRACWRWNPSERPSFAETHQAFETMFQESSISDEVEKELGKKGKKATLSPIQQAPELPTKTRTLRKNTDSRDGDSPDPVEPEVAVSSPMLPRKERPLLDSNLNEDDRLLPKDKDKTRGSGFLSLIKKKKKNAPAPPKRSSSFREMDMHPDRRGMTPDPRDSDGFNNGASLAINDVTHGHDSAKFLGTNNNGAAGITNGAPTYPGPLFPRKKGAPAVPGPGGKAATTPPSEEESMSNSKRFLWSPSMPTGSDGTEWKSVTLPRDLGQRHFDSGTFGGKPALPRKRTSEQKGESAPRMGTLTPPPRLNTSSDVSSALLGKDTDPSPGSSPQALTPKVVRRPGVPGLENSKTSALHAELLKPNVFPALGAAGEECRARRHKHTVDSSSVKERGKLQKPKPAPPPPPTNAKTGKISRSPTQELPSPSSTTSDSKAKGLSSVSEPHHTTTASDQARSPPSEGSKKLPLGSTSKPQPLKTSTSSTSVTTSLSSQNPGGFSSSLTFPGDQSSPSAFIPLVNTRRSLRKTAPRQASERTPNSAVTREMVLEGTELLRAAIYRNSEQTGSHSAVLEAGKNLSKYCMSYVDSIQQMRNKFAFREAINKLENSLRELQICPTATGGANAQQDFSKLLSSVKEISDIVQR, translated from the exons GAGAGAAGCTGCGTGTGCTGTGTTACAACCACAACGGCGAGTGGTGCGAGGCACAGACCAAGAACGGCCAGGGCTGGGTGCCGTCCAACTACATCACCCCTGTCAACAGCCTGGAGAAGCACAGCTGGTACCATGGGCCCGTGTCGCGCAACGCCGCCGAGTACCTGCTCAGCTCGGGCATCAACGGAAGCTTTCTGGTCCGCGAGAGTGAGAGCAGCCCCGGCCAGAGGTCCATCTCCCTGCGGTATGAGGGGAGAGTCTACCATTACAGGATTAACACTGCGTCTGACGGCAAG ctgtaCGTCTCGTCAGAAAGCCGTTTCAACACACTGGCGGAGCTGGTGCACCACCATTCCACGGTGGCCGACGGCCTCATCACCACGCTGCACTACCCGGCGCCGAAGCGCAACAAGCCCACCATCTACGGAGTTTCTCCCAACTACGATAAGTGGGAGATGGAGCGCACTGACATCACCATGAAGCACAAGCTGGGAGGGGGCCAGTATGGGGAGGTGTACGAGGGTGTTTGGAAGAAGTACAGCCTCACTGTGGCCGTCAAGACACTAAAA GAGGATACGATGGAGGTGGAAGAGTTTCTCAAGGAGGCCGCTGTCATGAAAGAGATCAAACATCCCAACCTGGTACAACTGTTAG GTGTGTGCACCCGGGAGCCACCGTTCTACATTATCACAGAGTTCATGACCCACGGTAACCTACTTGACTACCTGAGGGAGTGcaacagagaggaggtgaatgCAGTGGTGCTGCTCCACATGGCCACACAGATCTCCTCTGCCATGGAAtacctggagaaaaaaaactttatacACAG GGACTTAGCTGCCCGTAACTGTCTGGTCGGGGAGAACCACCTGGTAAAGGTTGCAGACTTTGGCCTAAGCAGGCTAATGACTGGAGACACTTACACAGCTCATGCTGGGGCTAAGTTCCCCATCAAGTGGACCGCTCCAGAGAGTCTGGCTTACAACAAGTTCTCTATTAAGTCTGATGTTTGGG CATTTGGCGTGCTCCTTTGGGAGATCGCCACCTACGGCATGTCCCCCTACCCCGGCATCGACCTGTCCCAAGTGTACGAGCTGCTGGAGAAAGACTACCGCATGGACCGACCAGAGGGCTGCCCAGAAAAGGTCTACGAGCTCATGAGGGCCT GTTGGAGGTGGAACCCATCAGAACGGCCATCTTTTGCTGAAACACACCAAGCCTTTGAGACCATGTTCCAGGAGTCCAGCATCTCCGACG AGGTGGAAAAGGAGCTGGGTAAGAAAGGGAAGAAGGCAACATTAAGCCCCATCCAGCAGGCTCCAGAGCTGCCCACCAAAACCAGAACGCTCCGCAAAAACACGGACAGCCGAGACGGAGATAGTCCAG ACCCAGTGGAGCCGGAGGTAGCGGTGTCGTCGCCCATGCTCCCCAGGAAAGAGCGCCCCCTCCTGGACAGCAACCTGAACGAGGATGACCGCTTACTACCCAAAGACAAGGACAAGACACGTGGCAGCGGCTTTCTCAGTCtcattaagaaaaagaaaaagaatgcaCCAGCTCCGCCCAAACGCAGCTCCTCTTTCAGAGAGATGGACATGCACCCTGACAGGAGGGGCATGACTCCAGATCCTCGAGACAGTGACGGCTTCAACAACGGTGCATCTTTGGCTATTAATGACGTCACACATGGCCACGACTCTGCAAAGTTCCTGGGTACTAACAATAACGGGGCAGCGGGCATCACCAACGGGGCTCCTACATACCCGGGACCTTTGTTTCCCAGGAAGAAGGGAGCTCCTGCAGTACCTGGCCCTGGAGGAAAAGCAGCTACAACACCGCCCAGCGAGGAGGAGTCCATGTCCAACTCGAAGCGTTTTCTCTGGTCCCCCAGCATGCCCACCGGCTCAGATGGCACTGAATGGAAGTCTGTCACACTGCCGCGAGACCTCGGCCAGCGCCACTTTGACTCAGGCACCTTCGGAGGCAAGCCAGCTCTGCCACGTAAGAGAACCAGTGAGCAAAAAGGGGAGAGCGCCCCAAGGATGGGCACCTTGACTCCCCCGCCACGTCTGAACACCTCATCAGATGTTTCCTCTGCCCTCTTGGGCAAAGACACTGATCCCAGTCCTGGCTCCAGTCCACAGGCATTAACACCTAAGGTGGTCAGGAGGCCTGGGGTTCCAGGGTTGGAGAACTCCAAGACCAGCGCTCTCCATGCTGAGCTTCTCAAGCCCAATGTGTTCCCTGCTTTAGGGGCAGCTGGAGAAGAGTGCAGGGCCCGCAGACACAAGCACACTGTGGACTCTTCATCTGTCAAGGAAAGAGGAAAGTTACAGAAACCTAAGCCagccccacccccaccccccaccaaTGCCAAAACGGGCAAGATATCACGCAGCCCCACTCAAGAACTCCCGTCCCCCTCATCCACCACCTCAGACAGCAAAGCTAAGggcctctcctctgtctcagaGCCGCACCACACAACCACTGCCAGTGACCAAGCCCGCTCACCGCCTAGTGAGGGCTCCAAGAAGCTGCCCCTGGGCTCCACCTCTAAACCTCAACCGTTAAagacctccacctcctccacttcTGTGAccacctccctctccagccAGAACCCAGGCGggttctcctcctcactcacctTCCCCGGCGATCAGAGCTCACCCTCTGCTTTCATCCCTCTAGTGAACACCCGACGCTCCCTCCGCAAGACTGCACCCCGCCAGGCCTCTGAGCGCACCCCCAACTCAGCCGTGACGCGTGAGATGGTGCTGGAAGGCACCGAGCTGCTCCGCGCAGCCATTTACCGCAACTCAGAGCAGACGGGCAGCCACAGCGCTGTGCTGGAGGCCGGCAAGAACCTGTCCAAGTATTGCATGAGCTACGTCGACTCCATACAGCAAATGAGGAACAAGTTTGCCTTCCGCGAGGCCATCAACAAGCTTGAGAACAGCCTGCGTGAGCTGCAGATCTGCCCCACGGCCACAGGGGGCGCCAACGCACAGCAGGACTTCAGCAAACTGCTGTCCTCTGTCAAAGAGATCAGTGACATTGTTCAGAGGTAG